The following are from one region of the Actinoplanes sp. L3-i22 genome:
- a CDS encoding TetR/AcrR family transcriptional regulator: MGVAREVVTQNREQIIAAAERLFRAKGADAVGLNELMAAAGLTRGGFYNHFASKDALVEAVIARAMANGWSSLDAAITDAEANGRDAVLEQMTYYLSPRHRDDIDHGCSNAGFAGEAPRLSGPGQQRYTDGFARNLDRFTAAFEARPGLDRATARAAAVAVFSQMVGALLLSRAVRDSDPALAAELLDRSREDLARRLTPQT, encoded by the coding sequence GTGGGTGTCGCCAGGGAAGTGGTCACGCAGAACCGTGAGCAGATCATCGCCGCCGCCGAGCGCCTGTTCCGGGCGAAGGGCGCCGACGCGGTCGGTCTCAACGAGCTGATGGCCGCGGCCGGCCTGACCCGGGGCGGCTTCTACAACCACTTCGCCTCCAAGGATGCCCTGGTCGAAGCGGTTATCGCGCGCGCGATGGCGAATGGCTGGTCCAGCCTGGACGCGGCGATCACCGACGCCGAGGCGAACGGGCGGGACGCGGTGCTGGAGCAGATGACCTACTACCTGTCGCCCCGGCACCGCGACGACATCGACCACGGTTGCTCGAATGCCGGGTTCGCCGGCGAGGCGCCCCGGCTCAGCGGGCCGGGGCAGCAGCGGTACACCGACGGCTTCGCCCGCAACCTGGACCGTTTCACGGCCGCCTTCGAGGCCCGGCCCGGCCTGGACCGGGCCACTGCCCGGGCCGCCGCGGTCGCGGTGTTCAGCCAGATGGTCGGCGCACTGCTGCTCTCCCGCGCGGTCCGCGACAGCGACCCCGCCCTGGCCGCCGAGCTCCTCGACCGCTCCCGCGAGGACCTGGCCCGCCGTCTCACCCCACAAACCTAG